A genomic stretch from Sander vitreus isolate 19-12246 chromosome 17, sanVit1, whole genome shotgun sequence includes:
- the cdc5l gene encoding cell division cycle 5-like protein, with product MPRIMIKGGVWRNTEDEILKAAVMKYGKNQWSRIASLLHRKSAKQCKARWYEWLDPSIKKTEWSREEEEKLLHLAKLMPTQWRTIAPIIGRTAAQCLEHYEYLLDKAAQRDNEEEVGDDPRKLKPGEIDPNPETKPARPDPVDMDEDELEMLSEARARLANTQGKKAKRKAREKQLEEARRLAALQKRRELRAAGIDVQKKRKKKRGVDYNAEIPFEKKPASGFYDTSMEQYNPLEPNFKRLRQQHLDGELRNEQEERDRKKDKQKIKKKKESDLPSAILQTSGVAEFTKKRSKLVLPTPQISDAELEEVVKLGVASEVARQAAEESESGSSASSALLSEYSVTNAMSTGLRTPRTPAAQDRILQEAQNLMALTNIDTPLKGGLNTPLHESDFSGVTPQRQQIQTPNTVLSTPFRTPGQGQEQDGMTPQAVGALTPRGAVTPGLTPLRTPLRDKLNINSEEQLADPAYSKHLQRESLQQLKQGLMSLPVPKNDFEIVLPENAEMELEETEAESGFIEDSAEVEARKQAIRDAEREKELKLRHTAVQRNLPRPTEVNESVLRPTSMEPLLDFQLAEELIKQEMITMLHYDCLHHPSANAASQLQRGKTRGPTSTSNNASHITYLESHSYKPISTEEMEQAKAALAAEMEVVKAGMGHGDLSMEAYSQVWEECYGQVLYLPAQNRYTRANLASKKDRIESLEKKLEVNRGHMTAEARRAAKLEKKLKILLGGFQSRALGLLKQHNELWEQVEQSATELQTFNQLKKQEDTAIPRRKEALREDVERQMERERELQQRYGELLMEREALLNSAQKY from the exons ATGCCGCGAATTATGATTAAAGGAGGCGTCTGGCGCAACACGGAG GATGAGATCCTCAAGGCAGCGGTGATGAAATATGGGAAGAACCAGTGGTCTCGTATTGCCTCcctgctgcaccgcaagtctgCCAAACAGTGCAAAGCAAGATG gtaTGAGTGGTTGGACCCCAGCATCAAGAAAACAGAATGGtccagagaagaggaggagaagttgCTTCATCTGGCCAAACTGATGCCCACTCAGTGGAGGACCATTGCTCCTATCATAGGACGCACTGCTGCCCAGTGCCTGGAACACTATGAATACCTGCT agacAAGGCAGCACAAAGAGACAACGAGGAAGAAGTGGGAGACGACCCCAGGAAGTTAAAACCAGGAGAGATCGACCCTAATCCTGAAACTAAACCTGCCAGACCCGACCCTGTGGACATGGACGAAG ATGAGCTGGAGATGCTGTCAGAGGCCAGGGCTCGACTGGCCAATACCCAGGGCAAGAAAGCCAAGAGGAAGGCCAGAGAGAAACAGCTGGAGGAAGCCAG GCGGTTGGCTGCtctgcagaagcgcagagaGCTCAGAGCGGCAGGAATCGATGttcagaagaagaggaagaagaagagaggagtaGACTACAACGCTGAAATCCCATTTGAAAAGAAACCGGCATCG GGTTTCTATGACACCAGCATGGAGCAGTACAACCCTCTGGAGCCCAACTTCAAACGACTCCGACAACAGCACTTGGACGGAGAACTACGCAA TGAGcaagaggagagggacagaaagaaagataaaCAGAAGattaagaagaagaaagagagtgaTCTCCCATCTGCCATCCTGCAGACCAGCGGAGTGGCTGAGTTCACCAAGAAACGCTCCAAACTGGTTTTGCCTACACCACAG ATCAGTGATGCTGAGCTGGAGGAAGTCGTCAAATTGGGTGTCGCCAGTGAGGTCGCCCGTCAAGCTGCCGAGGAGAGCGAAAGCGGGAGCTCGGCCTCCTCTGCCCTCCTGTCAGAGTACAGTGTCACCAACGCCATGTCCACGGGGCTTCGTACCCCACGCACCCCTGCTGCCCAGGACAGGATACTGCAG gAAGCCCAGAACCTGATGGCTCTGACCAACATTGACACCCCTCTGAAGGGAGGCCTCAATACTCCACTGCACGAGAGCGACTTCAGTGGCGTGACGCCTCAGCGACAGCAGATACAAACACCCAACACAGTTCTCAGTACACCATTCAG AACTCCAGGACAGGGTCAGGAGCAGGACGGCATGACCCCTCAAGCTGTAGGAGCGCTGACCCCGCGCGGGGCAGTGACCCCAGGTTTGACCCCTCTGCGCACTCCGCTGAGAGACAAACTGAACATTAACAGTGAGGAGCAACTGGCTGACCCCGCATACTCTAAACACCTG CAAAGGGAAAGCCTGCAGCAGCTGAAGCAGGGcctgatgtcacttcctgttcccAAGAACGACTTTGAGATTGTTCTACCGGAAAACGCAGAGATGGAACTCGAAGAAACGGAGGCAGAGTCGGGATTTATAGAGGACTCTGCAGAAGTAGAGGCACGCAAGCAg gctATACGGGatgcagaaagagagaaggagctGAAGCTGCGACACACTGCTGTTCAGAGGAATCTCCCCAGACCCACTGAG GTAAACGAATCCGTCCTCCGTCCCACCTCCATGGAGCCTCTCTTGGACTTCCAGCTGGCCGAGGAGCTGATCAAACAGGAAATGATTACCATGCTGCATTACGACTGCCTGCACCACCCGTCAGCCAACGCAGCCAGTCAACTGCAGCGCGGCAAAACCCGAGGCCCCACCTCTACATCTAACAACGCTTCGCATATAACATACCTGGAATCACATTCCTACAAGCCAATCAGCACGGAGGAGATGGAGCAG GCAAAGGCAGCACTGGCAGCAGAAATGGAGGTGGTGAAGGCAGGAATGGGCCATGGGGATCTCAGCATGGAGGCTTACAGCCAGGTGTGGGAGGAATGCTACGGACAG gTGTTATATCTACCCGCTCAGAACAGGTACACCAGAGCCAACCTGGCATCAAAGAAAGACCGTATCGAGAGCCTGGAGAAAAAACtagag GTGAACCGTGGCCACATGACCGCAGAGGCCCGCAGAGCAGCTAAGCTGGAGAAGAAACTCAAAATCCTGCTGGGAGGCTTTCAGTCCAGAGCCCTGGGGCTCCTGAAGCAGCACAATGAACTCTGGGAACAG GTGGAGCAGTCAGCCACAGAGCTCCAGACCTTCAATCAGCTGAAGAAACAAGAGGATACTGCCATTCCCAGGAGAAAAGAG gCCCTGCGGGAGGACGTGGAGaggcagatggagagagaacGAGAACTTCAGCAGAGATATGGGGAGCTGCTGATGGAGAGGGAGGCACTGCTCAACAGTGCTCAGAAATACTGA